The Triticum urartu cultivar G1812 chromosome 5, Tu2.1, whole genome shotgun sequence genome contains the following window.
actactccctcctcgtcatggagagcaccgggatgatgaagatggccaccggagagggattccccctccggcagggtgccgaaacgggtctagattggttttcggtggctatggaggcttctggcagcggaagtcccgatctattgtgctctccgattgttttagggtatatgggtatacataggaggaagaagtacgtcaagggagccacgaggggcccacgagggtggagggcgcgcccaggggggggggtgggcgcgcccccttgcctcgtggcttcctcgttgcttcccttacgtggaatCCAAGTCTCCCGTCTCGCTTTCCTTCCGAAAATAAGTTctatgaagtttcaggtcaattggactccgtttgattttccttttctgcgatactctaaaacaaggaaaaaacagaaactggcactgggctctgggtcaataggttagtcccaaaaataatataaaagtggattataaagcccataaacatccaaaacacataatataatagcatggaacaataaaaaattatagatacgttggagacgtatcagcgctccataaggggggagtcctacttgtaTTAGCCGGACAGGTGCGGGTTGATAAGACAATTTTTAACGATCATGCTTCGGGCCTGCCCGTGATTATCATTTTTTTAGAATGTAGCAACAAAAAGCATAAGAGCGGAGTGGATCTCGGCCCTTGCCGGTGGGAGGGCTCCGTTTTCATATCTTTTTCCGAGCTTTCttagggtttgtgtcctactCAGGAAGGAGAGACGGCGACGGCTCCCTGAAGATGAAATAAAGGTCTCCCCGTCTAGTCCCCTTTCcggtgggcgtgtggaggtgtgtctccgacggatctgtctttggtggatttgctcggatctgttCGTCGTTCGTCTTTGTTCGTGTGTCTTCAAGTTGGATCCTTTTGATCTACTTTCTTTGTCCGCGGCGGTTGTTGTTCTGTTGGCGTTGGTTCTATGGaaccttagcacgacgacttcccgactgtttactacaacaaggtttgcccGACTTCGGTGAGGGAGAGGCGATGACAGCGACGcaccttcggctcgcttcagtgtttgtagtcgtcgttaggtggtctacggatctggTTGTAATTTTTATCATTTCTAGAGTTTGTTGTACTATCaagattgaagatgaatagattaaAAGTTTTTTCTGCAAAAAAAAATAATGGTCTATCAGAATATTTCGAAAAATTAGTCGGCTAAAAATGGTTGTATTTTGACTGGTATTTTTTAATATAATtcaagaaaaaaaatagaaaatggaAGAATAATGAAATGAAAGCGAAAGAAAAAAATAGCTGCTGCCATGGAACGCATGAGGCGTGTTGGTGTGCGGGCAGTTCGGCGACTGGCGGTAGCACTTGTGAGCGCGTGCGAGCATTATTGACGTGGGCTCTTGTTACGATGCGGGTGGTGTGAACTAGTACTCCCATGTGTGCACAGCCCTATGTGAAACTAACGATGTGACAATATGTACCGGTGCACCCGGTCAGGTAGGCACATCTAGGTTCGGTGCCTGTTCCTCCAACTAGGGGCCTATAATTGAATAGGGTGATATACGGAGTGGTGGAAATGGCATACGCCTGACAACACACATTCCAATGCTGATTCAGCGGGATGGATTTCGCGCTGCCTGCAGACCGGCCTCTGCAACGCTTTTTCGTCGGTCTTCTCCATAAGAATAGCCGAATTCGGCTCGAACCTTTTTATAcaagaaacaaaacaaaaaagaAGGCCTATCAAAAAGGAAAAAAGTTCGGCTCGAACACGAGTCCCAGCCTCCCAGGACTATTATATATGGGTTGACGCGCATACACCACGATTTTCGTCTGTTCCCTTTCTCGCGAGGCTGCATGGCGATAAGCATCGACGTCTCTACGCTGCTCGACGGGAACGACTCCGGCGAGAACAAGCCGCCCAACCCATCCGATATGTCCGGCAGCTTCGTGTTCCTCCCCAGCCGGGCGGTGAAGAACATGATGCGGCGATGGAACTACAGGGAAGGCTCAGGTCTCGGCGCGCAGGGGCAAGGGATCGTCGTGCCTATACAAGCCGCCGTGCGGGTGCGGCGGCGTCCAAAGGCCGGCCTCGGCTACCGTGAGAAACCATACGACAATGGTCTCCACGTGCCGCCGGAGCCGCCCGTGGAGGAGGAGTGCCGTGAGTGGGAGGGTATTGCACGGGATATGCGGCTCGAAACGGAGTGCTGCGAGACGATCCTCGCACTCCTGCATGACATGAGGCTTCAAGGGGACGACAGCGTGGAGAAGACGGATGCGCTCAAGGCCATGGCCGAGTCCAAGAATGGGCTCCATGGGAAGCGCGTGCTGGGGACGTGGAAAGCCAGGCTGCCTTCTTCCACCGCACGCTACATAATCGAGCAGGTGGTCACGCCGAGGATGGCCGTCGACGTGCGAGAGTGGAAGTCGTCATGGGATCCGGACTGTCACGACTGGCTACGCCCGTTCATTCCCCTCATCGGCCACTTACCCGAGAGCCTCTACGGTACCCGTGGAGAGCAAGATCAGGAACGGTGACTACGAAGTCGTCTCGCCATGGAAGGAATACCTTAGCCCGGTGCAATGGGACACCTTCAGCAAGCGTCACATCCTGCCAATGCTAACACGGTTAGTACGGGAGATGAGGATCACGCCGCCCAAGCAAACCGACCCTTCATTCCGGACCGTGATGTTGTGGGCGCCTCTCTTGCGCGCTCAAGACGTGGTGTCGATCCTAGAAGCAGAGCAGTTCTTTGACAAATGGGAAGGCGCGCTACAACACTGGCTGCAAGCCGCGAAGCCCTCGTTGGGGGAGGCCACCGCATGGTGCACCGGCTGGAAGACGCTCTTCACACCTGAGTTGCTCGCCAACGAAAGTGTGCTCGCGCATCTTGAAGCTGGCCTTGATATGGTCGATCCTGCAATGCAAGACCTCGACAGTCTTTTTACCAATTTGTAGTCTGCATCTACTGCAATTTGTCTTGTATGGCAATTTCTGTTGTAAAGATGTAGTCACTTGTATATtccaaaaaataataatattatGGAACATATCTTATCTCAAGTAGGAGCACCTGTTTGATGTTATTTCATCAGAGACAGTAGAGATTAAGAAATGTTCCTTTTCTTGAAGCCGCAAGGCATATATATTCTCACTGGAGTCCCAAGGAATTAATTGGAATAACTTGTTTGTTTAATTTGCAAGAGACATAATCAAAAACAGTTGTGTATCTTGGTGTGTTGTATTGTGTCGGGGTGATAATGACAGAAACCCTGTCATCACCCTGCGCAAAATAAGATATACTTGGAAAAATGTAACGAGAAAATGTATTATCCAGACAACTGGTTCCATAATGTTGAGAACACTTGAACAATCTTCTTTTCTGGGTATAGGGTACCGTAAAATTGCTCTTACTAACAGGCATTAAGATAAGAAATAGACAGGAAACAAATGATCGAAAGTTCACACTGGAGTGAGGATCAGCTGATATAATATTTGTGAAACAGCCGAGCTGCATTTGCAGCACATCAATCAGATCATGGAAAATAAGTCATCATAAAGATATATGCAACTCATGTGGCAATCACATCAATAACCTCGTCTGACACAAACATCGGCACGCAACATCCTTTTTCTGCTCACCCATGGTCATTGAGCTGATCCAAAAATTCACGGATATGCTAGTGAGTTACATCAGTTTCAGAAGGTAACACTTGGGAAGGGCATACTTACATTCAATCTTTTATTAATGATTAATCTGAAATGTTGCCGACACATTCAGACGCGATTACCAAACGGACATCATCAAATGTTGCCGACACATTCGGATGCGTGGACATCCGATGGGGCGGAGATCATCCAACCGTGATCACTAAATGTCTGGCCCATTTCAAACGGATCAAACACAAAGATGGACGAAATTTAAGCTAAACAAATGAAATTGAAGCAAGTTCTGTATATTACATGCAGACGGATGATATTTATCTAGTTGAACCTAAATTTAAATGAAAACTAGGCCATGTATCGGGCAGTGACCTCATAGGCATGGCCATTGAGGCCATTGTTGTCGCTCTAGTGGCGGGAGGCACGCCTGGCGTTGTGGCATCCCTGCCCGGCCACCACGGTTCTTTCGCAATGCAGATGCTCCACCGCCTCATGATACTTGCCTTCGACGGCCCGGATGAAGAGGGCACGCTCGGACTCTGCCAACCCCACTTGGAGGAGCTAGGTGATGAACCGGGGCCGACGGAGGGGAATCCGACTCGACGGTGGTCTTGGACCGGTCGATGGCCCAAGCCTCCATGAGTGCAGGGTTCGCGAGCACCCAGGTCAGCGCTACCTAGGTATTAGTGAAAGTCGCCATTCATGTGCTGCGCCGCTCCCGACGGCGCGCCTTCGCCTAggttttgttggggaacgcagtaattgtaaaaaaaatcatacgcacacgcaagatcatagtgatgcatatcaatgagaggggagagtattgtctacgtaccctcgcagaccgtaagcggaagcgttatgacaacgctgttgatgtagtcgtacgtcttcacgatcaacCGATCTTAGTACCGAAAGTActgcacctccgcgatctgcacatgttcggctcggtgacgtcccacgaactcacgatccagcagagtgtcgagggagagcttcgtcagcacgacgacgtgatgacgatgatgatgatactaccggaacagggcttcgcccaAAGTTTCAGATCGCGGGCTAAGCCATTTAGCGGCTGGCTCCACGCCAACGCTACGGGCCGCTATCGCCGGCTATAGCGGCCGCAAAGCCATTTCGCGGCTACAGTACTTGTGCATGTATATCACACATCTATACTAACACATGTGCATATTTTTCTCAGAAAACAGCGTATTTTTAGTAGAAAACAGAGGATTTTCAATACAAATTCGAACATAACAAGTACAGAAGAGATCTACAGCAGTTCAACAGATAAATAGAAACATAAATTCAAGACTGCATTAAGCATAACATCAGAAGTTCGACACTTCAGTTCAGTAACAACAACAGCATGTCCATAGTCCATTACATGCATCACAAAGTCTTCAGAATTCATTTGTCAAAAGCACACAAGAAAGGATAGAATCATGCGCGCCAAAATGAAGTTCATAGAGAAACCGACAAGCTCACATGTCAGAACCATAACTCATGTCGGTGTCCTCGTCGTCGTCACTTTCTGAAGCAGAGGAAGCAGAGAGCAGATATTCTTGAGGAATAACAGggatcatcttcttcttcttcttaccATGGACACCCCTCTTCCTTTTAAGTGGATTAATACCAGAAGTTCCTAGTCCAGCATGCAAGCTTGCATATGGAATTTCTTGATCTTGATCTTCACCTTGTTCTTCATCGCCATTTGGCACTACACCAGTGATCCATTCATTCTCATCATCTTCTAAAACATCTACCACCTGCTTCTCAATGGGGTCGTTGCGTTTGTTTAGTTTCTTGTCCTTCAGTTTGGAGTTGAACTTGATGAAAACAAGGTCACTCATCTTGCCATGCAGCATCCTGCTGTGTCCCTTTGTGTGAACCTACAAAATGAACAAATCAATATCTCAAAGGCTGCAGCAAGCATAACATCACCAGATAAATAGAAGTATAATCAAGATCACTAGTTCTGCACTTAAGTTCATAGAGAAATTGACAGCATCACAAAGTCTTCAAAATGGATTGAACAATGCATTTAAGTGGAAAGAAGGAACAATATACTTAGTTGATCAAATACACTCCGGTTCCTCTCACAAGCAGAGGAACTACATGTCAAACCAAGAATCCTTGCAGCCAAGATCCTTAGTTTTGGAGCACTTGTCCCATGGTTCATCCACCATTTAGCTTCAACATCAAACAAGTGGGACATGTTAGGAAACTTTGGGCAGGATAACAAAATAAGAAACAACAATCAGGCAACCAATTACCTGGATCAAACTTCTTGTTTTTCCTTTGCCGTACAACAATGTCCCTTCCAAAAGACCCTATCCCCTCTTGATAGTGGTCAATCTCATCGATTATTTCTTCTTGCATGATAGGATCTTCAACCATCTTTGAAATACAAGTTATCAGCCCTTCTTTGAAACTACCATCGATCTCAATATCAAGCTTGTTTGGATAATAATAGTATGGGTTCAAGTAGTATCCAGCCATATGTAATGCAGTCTTCAACTTGTTGTCCCATCTCTTGTCAATGATGTCCCACACTTCCAGAAAGCGAGACTTGTCATTGTCAAACCTCACGGAGATCTCTTTCTTTGCATCCAACATACAACCATGAATAAAACCCATTGCCGGAACATCGCTATCCATCCTCCTCAAAAGATTTGCCATTGGCTCAAAGAAATTGACAGCGGTATCTACTGCTTTCCAGAAAGTTCCAGAGCGAACGATTTTAGCTACGTTCTTCCCCTTTGCCTTTTTTAGGTGGTCCATTTCATTGAGTTCATCGGACCTGAACAACTTTTGTAGCTCTTTTTTGTTGTCCTGCAAGCTCTTCAAGTTCAAATATGCTGTTGCAAACCTAGTAATACCAGAGCGGACTAGGTCTTTTCCAAGAAATTTTCTCATCAATGCCAAAACTCTTGTATGCGCATAAAGGAACACAGTCACAGCCTTTCCTTTGGCAATGGTTTGTTCGATTATAGGAAGCTTCCCTATGTCCTCCAACATCAAATCAATTGTGTGGGCTGCACAACCATTCCAAAATAGGGAGGGACGCTTCACTTTCATCATTGCTACTGCTGCTATATTGACTGAGGCATTATCCGTTACAATTTGAACGACATTCTTCTCCCCAATTTCTTCTATGCATCTATCAACAAGATCAAATATCATCTTGCCATCTTTTCTCACATCTGAACAGTCCACAGAATCAACAAAAACAACACCATAGGCACTATGAACTACCAAATTCATCACTCCCCTTCCTCTTTTGTCTGTCCATGCATCTGTCATGACAGTACATCCACTGAGCTTCCATGCTTCTTTATGTCCAGCAAATCCTTCCTCGACTTTCTTCTTGCTCTTCTGTAAGTAAGGGCCACCCATTTCATAAGGAGTGGGGCCTTTCATGTCTGTCCCGAATGCTCCAACCGCTTCAAGCATAAGTTCAAAGCTTGGAAGCAAGACTGCATTGTGGGCAATTCTGGCTTCATAGAAGAACTGACAAACATACTCACAAGCACGAACCCGCCTCTCTTCCCTTCTTTGAGTGGACAACTTAGTTTGCAACTTTGTAGAAAAGCCTTCCCCCTTCCTTGCGGCCACAACCTCTTTTGTTGACTTGGTGCAAAACTTATCCATAGAACCATATGTGTTGCCCTTACTCTGTCGTTTCCCTGATAATACGAGCAAACCACCCCCACTACCACCACCCAAGATGTCATCTTCATCAGCATCCCTAGCATCATTTCCATCCAAATTGACGTCACTTCTGCGTATTGCTGATTCCCTGG
Protein-coding sequences here:
- the LOC125555877 gene encoding uncharacterized protein LOC125555877, with translation MTSQSHSHTVPAAGASTSPGGLAGSSTSPIIPAPHVAPVNSDDPAWKHCTIPDMTKKASVECNFCHGVYIGGITRMKYHLANVKYQNVILCQQVPADVKQEMRELISRKDEAKEKKARESAIRRSDVNLDGNDARDADEDDILGGGSGGGLLVLSGKRQSKGNTYGSMDKFCTKSTKEVVAARKGEGFSTKLQTKLSTQRREERRVRACEYVCQFFYEARIAHNAVLLPSFELMLEAVGAFGTDMKGPTPYEMGGPYLQKSKKKVEEGFAGHKEAWKLSGCTVMTDAWTDKRGRGVMNLVVHSAYGVVFVDSVDCSDVRKDGKMIFDLVDRCIEEIGEKNVVQIVTDNASVNIAAVAMMKVKRPSLFWNGCAAHTIDLMLEDIGKLPIIEQTIAKGKAVTVFLYAHTRVLALMRKFLGKDLVRSGITRFATAYLNLKSLQDNKKELQKLFRSDELNEMDHLKKAKGKNVAKIVRSGTFWKAVDTAVNFFEPMANLLRRMDSDVPAMGFIHGCMLDAKKEISVRFDNDKSRFLEVWDIIDKRWDNKLKTALHMAGYYLNPYYYYPNKLDIEIDGSFKEGLITCISKMVEDPIMQEEIIDEIDHYQEGIGSFGRDIVVRQRKNKKFDPAKWWMNHGTSAPKLRILAARILGLTCSSSACERNRSVFDQLSSHKGTQQDAAWQDE